The proteins below are encoded in one region of Anguilla anguilla isolate fAngAng1 chromosome 3, fAngAng1.pri, whole genome shotgun sequence:
- the neurl1b gene encoding E3 ubiquitin-protein ligase NEURL1B isoform X2 encodes MGNTTPKPFIDANLQHRPVANRQYYTLPGSGVERRTSAPPLSLSLESPRFHPHAKGKNIRLDSQLRRATRRNSFCNGVTFSQRPVQLYQKVRLRLSAVHSGWSGALRFGFTSLDPGELGAAEIPKYACPDLVTRPGYWAKALPERLALRDSVLAFWADRHGRVFYAVNEGEPVLFHCGLSVGCPLWAIIDIYGITQEVTMLESTFAESLGSTRLSAARLSAYLPQSNHDSANYNNNQLETNQAAAAKMATLQLIPCSASPSPSASPSGSAPPARPARCAPPPLEADLHFHPVRGSDVVLSADRSVACIHFLEGSRTLVFGDRPLQPGESLFVEAGHLGLPYFGALLFGVTSCDPGTLRAGDLPADPEALLDRKEYWVVYRGCPAPSAGDVLSFTLLASGEVHHAVNGVGRGRLLCVDSSQVLWVFFSLHGAVNRLRILGTAQSSPPPASPSGSPRGTPDDSDSDMAFSVNRSSSASESSLVTAPSSPLSPPLSPAFPPPEVPPGSKNGECTVCFDQEVDTVIYTCGHMCLCSDCGQKLKRQINACCPICRRPIKDVIKTYRP; translated from the exons ATGGGAAATACTACACCCAAACCGTTTATAG ATGCTAACCTCCAGCACCGCCCAGTGGCCAACAGGCAGTACTACACGCTGCCGGGCAGCGGCGTGGAGCGGCGCAcgtcggccccgcccctcagcctGAGCCTGGAGTCGCCGCGCTTCCACCCCCACGCCAAGGGCAAGAACATCCGGCTGGACTCGCAGCTGCGGAGGGCCACGCGGCGGAACAGCTTCTGCAACGGCGTCACCTTCAGCCAGCGGCCCGTGCAGCTGTACCAGAAGGTGCGCCTGCGCCTGTCGGCGGTGCACAGCGGCTGGAGCGGGGCGCTGCGCTTCGGCTTCACCAGCCTGGACCCCGGCGAGCTGGGCGCCGCCGAAATCCCCAAGTACGCCTGCCCCGACCTGGTGACGCGCCCGGGCTACTGGGCCAAGGCCCTGCCCGAGAGGCTGGCGCTGCGCGACAGCGTGCTGGCCTTCTGGGCCGACCGCCACGGCCGCGTCTTCTACGCCGTCAACGAGGGCGAGCCCGTCCTCTTCCACTGCGGCCTGAGCGTGGGCTGCCCGCTGTGGGCCATCATCGACATCTACGGCATCACGCAGGAGGTCACCATGCTGG AGAGCACCTTCGCCGAGAGCCTGGGCTCAACCCGCCTGAGCGCCGCCCGTCTGAGCGCCTACCTGCCACAGAGCAACCACGACTCggccaactacaacaacaaccaGCTGGAGACCAACCAGGCGGCCGCCGCCAAGATGGCCACCCTGCAGCTGATCCCCTGCTCGGCGTCCCCCTCCCCGTCGGCCTCCCCGTCCGGCtcggcccccccggcccgcccggCCCGCTGCGCGCCCCCCCCGCTGGAGGCGGACCTGCACTTCCACCCGGTGCGCGGCTCGGACGTGGTCCTCTCGGCCGACCGCTCGGTGGCCTGCATCCACTTCCTGGAGGGCAGCCGGACGCTGGTGTTCGGCGACCGGCCGCTGCAGCCCGGGGAGAGCCTGTTCGTGGAGGCGGGGCACCTGGGCCTGCCGTACTTCGGGGCGCTCCTGTTCGGGGTGACGTCCTGCGACCCGGGCACCCTGCGGGCGGGGGACCTGCCGGCCGACCCCGAGGCGCTGCTGGACCGGAAGGAGTACTGGGTGGTGTACCggggctgccccgcccccagcgcAGGCGACGTGCTCAGCTTCACCCTGCTGGCCAGCGGGGAGGTGCACCACGCCGTCAACGGCGTCGGGCGGGGCCGTCTGCTCTGCGTGGACTCCTCCCAGGTGCTCTGGGTCTTCTTCAGCCTCCACGGCGCCGTCAACCGCCTCAGGATTCTGG GGACAGCGCAGTCTAGCCCCCCTCCAGCCTCGCCCTCAGGATCACCAAGAGGAACACCGGATGACAGTGACTCTGACATGGCCTTCAGCGTTAACCGCTCCTCTTCTGCCTCAGAGTCATCGCTGG TGACGGCTCCCAGCTCCCCGCTGAGCCCGCCCCTCTCGCCAGCCTTCCCGCCCCCCGAGGTGCCCCCGGGCAGCAAGAACGGCGAGTGCACAGTGTGCTTCGACCAGGAGGTGGACACGGTCATCTACACCTGCGGTCACATGTGCCTCTGCAGCGACTGCGGCCAGAAGCTGAAGAGGCAGATCAACGCCTGCTGCCCAATCTGCCGCCGGCCAATCAAGGACGTGATTAAGACTTACAGGCCCTGA
- the neurl1b gene encoding E3 ubiquitin-protein ligase NEURL1B isoform X1 codes for MGNSESSSLLNRPSFCEVAFQVKRNRWQHSSCRTDANLQHRPVANRQYYTLPGSGVERRTSAPPLSLSLESPRFHPHAKGKNIRLDSQLRRATRRNSFCNGVTFSQRPVQLYQKVRLRLSAVHSGWSGALRFGFTSLDPGELGAAEIPKYACPDLVTRPGYWAKALPERLALRDSVLAFWADRHGRVFYAVNEGEPVLFHCGLSVGCPLWAIIDIYGITQEVTMLESTFAESLGSTRLSAARLSAYLPQSNHDSANYNNNQLETNQAAAAKMATLQLIPCSASPSPSASPSGSAPPARPARCAPPPLEADLHFHPVRGSDVVLSADRSVACIHFLEGSRTLVFGDRPLQPGESLFVEAGHLGLPYFGALLFGVTSCDPGTLRAGDLPADPEALLDRKEYWVVYRGCPAPSAGDVLSFTLLASGEVHHAVNGVGRGRLLCVDSSQVLWVFFSLHGAVNRLRILGTAQSSPPPASPSGSPRGTPDDSDSDMAFSVNRSSSASESSLVTAPSSPLSPPLSPAFPPPEVPPGSKNGECTVCFDQEVDTVIYTCGHMCLCSDCGQKLKRQINACCPICRRPIKDVIKTYRP; via the exons ATGCTAACCTCCAGCACCGCCCAGTGGCCAACAGGCAGTACTACACGCTGCCGGGCAGCGGCGTGGAGCGGCGCAcgtcggccccgcccctcagcctGAGCCTGGAGTCGCCGCGCTTCCACCCCCACGCCAAGGGCAAGAACATCCGGCTGGACTCGCAGCTGCGGAGGGCCACGCGGCGGAACAGCTTCTGCAACGGCGTCACCTTCAGCCAGCGGCCCGTGCAGCTGTACCAGAAGGTGCGCCTGCGCCTGTCGGCGGTGCACAGCGGCTGGAGCGGGGCGCTGCGCTTCGGCTTCACCAGCCTGGACCCCGGCGAGCTGGGCGCCGCCGAAATCCCCAAGTACGCCTGCCCCGACCTGGTGACGCGCCCGGGCTACTGGGCCAAGGCCCTGCCCGAGAGGCTGGCGCTGCGCGACAGCGTGCTGGCCTTCTGGGCCGACCGCCACGGCCGCGTCTTCTACGCCGTCAACGAGGGCGAGCCCGTCCTCTTCCACTGCGGCCTGAGCGTGGGCTGCCCGCTGTGGGCCATCATCGACATCTACGGCATCACGCAGGAGGTCACCATGCTGG AGAGCACCTTCGCCGAGAGCCTGGGCTCAACCCGCCTGAGCGCCGCCCGTCTGAGCGCCTACCTGCCACAGAGCAACCACGACTCggccaactacaacaacaaccaGCTGGAGACCAACCAGGCGGCCGCCGCCAAGATGGCCACCCTGCAGCTGATCCCCTGCTCGGCGTCCCCCTCCCCGTCGGCCTCCCCGTCCGGCtcggcccccccggcccgcccggCCCGCTGCGCGCCCCCCCCGCTGGAGGCGGACCTGCACTTCCACCCGGTGCGCGGCTCGGACGTGGTCCTCTCGGCCGACCGCTCGGTGGCCTGCATCCACTTCCTGGAGGGCAGCCGGACGCTGGTGTTCGGCGACCGGCCGCTGCAGCCCGGGGAGAGCCTGTTCGTGGAGGCGGGGCACCTGGGCCTGCCGTACTTCGGGGCGCTCCTGTTCGGGGTGACGTCCTGCGACCCGGGCACCCTGCGGGCGGGGGACCTGCCGGCCGACCCCGAGGCGCTGCTGGACCGGAAGGAGTACTGGGTGGTGTACCggggctgccccgcccccagcgcAGGCGACGTGCTCAGCTTCACCCTGCTGGCCAGCGGGGAGGTGCACCACGCCGTCAACGGCGTCGGGCGGGGCCGTCTGCTCTGCGTGGACTCCTCCCAGGTGCTCTGGGTCTTCTTCAGCCTCCACGGCGCCGTCAACCGCCTCAGGATTCTGG GGACAGCGCAGTCTAGCCCCCCTCCAGCCTCGCCCTCAGGATCACCAAGAGGAACACCGGATGACAGTGACTCTGACATGGCCTTCAGCGTTAACCGCTCCTCTTCTGCCTCAGAGTCATCGCTGG TGACGGCTCCCAGCTCCCCGCTGAGCCCGCCCCTCTCGCCAGCCTTCCCGCCCCCCGAGGTGCCCCCGGGCAGCAAGAACGGCGAGTGCACAGTGTGCTTCGACCAGGAGGTGGACACGGTCATCTACACCTGCGGTCACATGTGCCTCTGCAGCGACTGCGGCCAGAAGCTGAAGAGGCAGATCAACGCCTGCTGCCCAATCTGCCGCCGGCCAATCAAGGACGTGATTAAGACTTACAGGCCCTGA